In Chitinivibrionales bacterium, a single genomic region encodes these proteins:
- a CDS encoding glycosyl transferase: MRFGHFDNENREYVITSPKTPFPWINYLGSEQFFGLISNTAGGYCFYRDARLRRITRYRYNNVPLDCGGRYYYINDGGDVWNPGWMPVKADLDNYECRHGMGYTKIAGERKGLQAETLFFVPPGIDAEIHRITLRNTTKSPRNIKLFSFVEFCLWDALADMTNFQRNLSCGEVMIDGSTIYHTTEYRERRNHFAYFSVNTPVAGYDTDRESFLGPSNGFHEPEAVFSAKSRNSVADGWAPVGSHCIPVTLKPGEERSLIFILGYTENPLEEKWEAPGKVNTKPARAIIKRFSNDRAVMDSFNNLREYWDDLLCRFTAATHLEPLNAMANIWNPYQCMATYNMSRSASYFESGIGRGMGFRDSSQDILGYVHMLPDKARQRILDIAATQFEDGGAYHQYQPLTKQGNHELGGNFNDDPLWLILAVSAYLKETGDWSILDEEVPFDNDLSRSASLFEHLKRSFNHVVNNLGPHGLPLIGRADWNDCLNLNCFSTNPDESFQTCENKNGRTAESVFIGGMFVFIGREYMEICRRQGHQEDAHDAQSHINAMIEAVKEHGWDGEWFLRAYDDSGTAIGSRKNREGKIFIESQGFCSMAGIGNDKEMPRKALDSVKKHLDTDHGIVLHNPPYRSYHLNLGEISTYPPGYKENAGIFCHNNPWIIIAETTLGRGDRAVEYYQKITPSFHEETSDHYRMEPYVYSQMIAGKDAGRHGEAKNSWLTGTAAWTFATISQWILGIRPAYDGLLVDPCIPAGWDNFSVTRKFRDAWYEIRITNPEHVSKGVKRITVDGKPIERNLLPCYEPGTRHRVDVEMG; this comes from the coding sequence TTGCGTTTCGGTCATTTCGACAATGAAAATCGTGAATATGTAATCACTTCACCTAAAACACCGTTCCCCTGGATCAATTATCTGGGAAGTGAGCAATTTTTCGGGCTTATCTCCAATACGGCAGGTGGTTATTGTTTCTATCGCGATGCCCGGTTGAGGAGAATTACCCGCTACCGCTATAACAATGTTCCCCTCGATTGTGGTGGACGGTATTATTATATCAACGATGGCGGCGATGTGTGGAATCCCGGATGGATGCCGGTGAAAGCAGATCTCGACAACTACGAATGCCGCCACGGCATGGGCTACACGAAAATTGCCGGAGAACGCAAAGGACTTCAGGCGGAAACTCTCTTTTTCGTACCACCGGGAATCGATGCGGAAATTCACCGTATAACTCTTCGGAATACAACCAAAAGCCCCCGAAACATAAAGCTGTTTTCCTTTGTGGAATTCTGTTTGTGGGATGCTCTTGCCGACATGACCAATTTCCAGCGGAATTTATCGTGCGGTGAAGTCATGATTGACGGCTCGACAATTTACCATACCACCGAATACCGGGAGCGGCGAAACCATTTTGCCTATTTTTCTGTCAATACTCCTGTTGCGGGATATGACACCGACCGGGAATCCTTTTTAGGCCCCTCTAACGGGTTCCATGAACCGGAAGCGGTTTTTTCTGCAAAGTCCCGAAACTCGGTCGCCGACGGCTGGGCGCCGGTGGGATCGCACTGTATTCCGGTAACGCTCAAACCGGGAGAAGAACGGAGCCTGATCTTTATCCTCGGCTATACCGAAAATCCCCTTGAAGAAAAATGGGAAGCACCCGGAAAAGTGAATACAAAACCGGCGCGGGCGATTATCAAGCGCTTCTCAAACGACAGAGCGGTTATGGATTCGTTTAACAATTTACGGGAATACTGGGATGACCTTCTATGCCGGTTTACCGCTGCGACTCATCTCGAACCACTGAATGCCATGGCCAACATATGGAATCCCTATCAATGTATGGCAACGTACAATATGTCTCGAAGTGCCTCCTATTTTGAATCCGGAATCGGACGGGGCATGGGATTCAGGGATTCGAGCCAGGATATATTAGGTTATGTCCACATGCTTCCGGACAAAGCACGACAGCGGATACTGGATATTGCCGCCACACAATTCGAAGACGGCGGTGCGTATCATCAGTACCAGCCCCTTACCAAACAGGGCAACCACGAACTTGGGGGTAATTTCAACGATGATCCCCTGTGGCTGATTCTTGCCGTGTCGGCCTATCTGAAAGAGACCGGGGATTGGAGCATTCTCGATGAAGAAGTCCCTTTTGACAACGATTTGTCACGAAGTGCTTCGTTGTTTGAGCATCTCAAACGGTCGTTTAACCATGTTGTCAACAACCTCGGCCCCCACGGCCTCCCTCTTATCGGCAGGGCCGACTGGAACGATTGCCTTAACCTGAACTGCTTTTCAACTAATCCCGATGAATCTTTCCAGACCTGTGAAAATAAAAACGGACGGACCGCCGAATCGGTGTTTATCGGCGGCATGTTTGTGTTTATCGGACGGGAATATATGGAAATCTGCCGGCGACAGGGTCATCAGGAAGATGCTCATGATGCTCAATCACATATCAATGCCATGATCGAGGCTGTCAAGGAGCACGGGTGGGATGGTGAATGGTTTCTGCGTGCATATGATGACAGCGGAACAGCGATCGGAAGCAGGAAAAACAGGGAAGGCAAAATTTTTATCGAGTCCCAGGGCTTCTGCTCCATGGCGGGTATCGGTAATGATAAAGAGATGCCCCGCAAGGCGCTCGATTCTGTCAAAAAACATCTCGATACCGACCATGGAATAGTCCTTCATAATCCCCCCTATCGCTCATATCATTTGAACCTCGGCGAAATATCCACCTATCCGCCCGGATACAAGGAAAACGCCGGAATTTTCTGTCACAACAACCCCTGGATCATTATTGCCGAAACAACGCTCGGACGAGGTGACCGTGCAGTGGAATATTATCAAAAAATCACCCCGTCTTTTCACGAAGAAACCAGCGATCATTACCGGATGGAACCTTATGTCTATTCCCAGATGATCGCGGGCAAGGATGCCGGGCGGCATGGTGAAGCCAAAAATTCGTGGCTCACCGGCACCGCAGCCTGGACCTTTGCTACAATCAGTCAATGGATCCTGGGGATCCGTCCTGCCTACGATGGCTTACTTGTCGATCCGTGTATACCTGCCGGCTGGGACAATTTTTCGGTAACCCGGAAGTTCAGGGATGCCTGGTACGAGATCCGGATTACAAATCCAGAGCACGTTTCAAAAGGGGTGAAACGAATTACTGTCGACGGCAAACCGATAGAGCGGAACCTGCTCCCCTGCTATGAGCCCGGAACCCGGCATCGGGTGGATGTTGAGATGGGATGA